From one Streptomyces sp. N50 genomic stretch:
- the katG gene encoding catalase/peroxidase HPI, with product MSENHDAIVTDAKSEDAGGCPVAHGRAAHPTQGGGNRQWWPERLNLKILAKDPVVANPLGADFDYAEAFGALDLAAVKQDIAEVLTTSQDWWPADFGNYGPLMIRMAWHSAGTYRISDGRGGGGRGQQRFAPLNSWPDNGNLDKARRLLWPVKKKYGQSISWADLLILTGNVALETMGFETFGFAGGRADVWEADEDVYWGPETTWLDDQRYTGDRELENPLGAVQMGLIYVNPEGPNGNPDPLAAARDIRETFRRMAMNDEETVALIAGGHTFGKTHGAGPAESVGDDPEASPLEQQGLGWKSTYGTGKGGDAITSGLEVTWTTKPTQWSNDFFDILFGYEWELTQSPAGANQWVAKDAEAIIPDAHSDAKKLPTMLTTDLSLRFDPIYGEISKRFHENPAQFADAFSRAWFKLTHRDLGPKSLYLGPEVPSETLLWQDPLPQAEGETIDAADVTALKAKILASDLTVSQLVSVAWASASTFRGSDKRGGANGARIRLEPQRGWEANDPDQLAQVLRVLEGIQAEFNSGAKKVSLADLIVLGGAAAVEKAAKDGGVDVEVPFTPGRVDATEEHTDVESFAALEPTVDGFRNYLGKGNRLPAEYLLLDRANLLTLSAPELTVLVGGLRVLGANQGQSTHGVLTDKVGTLTNDFFVNLLDLGTAWTSTSSDQQTFEARDASGAVKWTGTRADLVFGSNSELRALAEVYASDDAKEKFVKDFVDAWVKVSNLDRFDLI from the coding sequence ATGTCTGAGAACCACGACGCAATCGTCACGGACGCGAAGTCGGAGGACGCCGGGGGCTGCCCCGTCGCGCACGGGCGCGCCGCGCACCCGACCCAGGGCGGTGGCAACCGTCAGTGGTGGCCGGAGCGGCTCAACCTGAAGATCCTTGCCAAGGACCCGGTCGTCGCGAACCCGCTCGGCGCGGACTTCGACTACGCCGAGGCGTTCGGTGCCCTCGACCTCGCGGCCGTCAAACAGGACATCGCCGAGGTACTGACCACCTCGCAGGACTGGTGGCCGGCGGACTTCGGCAACTACGGCCCGCTGATGATCCGCATGGCCTGGCACAGCGCCGGCACCTACCGCATCAGCGACGGCCGCGGCGGTGGCGGCCGCGGCCAGCAGCGCTTCGCGCCGCTGAACAGCTGGCCGGACAACGGCAACCTGGACAAGGCCCGCCGTCTGCTGTGGCCCGTCAAGAAGAAGTACGGCCAGTCCATCTCCTGGGCCGACCTCCTGATCCTCACGGGCAACGTGGCGCTGGAGACGATGGGCTTCGAGACCTTCGGCTTCGCCGGCGGCCGCGCCGACGTCTGGGAGGCCGACGAGGACGTGTACTGGGGTCCCGAGACCACCTGGCTCGACGACCAGCGCTACACCGGCGACCGCGAGCTGGAGAACCCGCTCGGCGCCGTCCAGATGGGCCTCATCTACGTCAACCCCGAGGGCCCGAACGGCAACCCGGACCCGCTGGCCGCGGCCCGCGACATCCGCGAGACCTTCCGCCGCATGGCGATGAACGACGAGGAGACCGTCGCCCTCATCGCCGGTGGCCACACCTTCGGCAAGACCCACGGCGCCGGCCCGGCCGAGTCGGTCGGCGACGACCCCGAGGCCTCCCCGTTGGAGCAGCAGGGCCTGGGCTGGAAGTCCACCTACGGCACCGGCAAGGGTGGCGACGCCATCACCTCCGGCCTGGAGGTCACCTGGACCACCAAGCCGACCCAGTGGAGCAACGACTTCTTCGACATCCTCTTCGGCTACGAGTGGGAGCTGACCCAGAGCCCCGCCGGCGCCAACCAGTGGGTGGCCAAGGACGCCGAGGCGATCATCCCCGACGCCCACAGCGACGCCAAGAAGCTGCCCACGATGCTCACCACCGACCTCTCGCTGCGCTTCGACCCGATCTACGGCGAGATCTCGAAGCGCTTCCACGAGAACCCGGCGCAGTTCGCCGACGCCTTCTCCCGCGCGTGGTTCAAGCTGACCCACCGTGACCTGGGCCCGAAGTCCCTGTACCTCGGCCCGGAGGTCCCGTCCGAGACCCTGCTGTGGCAGGACCCGCTGCCGCAGGCCGAGGGCGAGACCATCGACGCCGCCGACGTCACGGCCCTCAAGGCGAAGATCCTCGCCTCGGACCTGACCGTCTCGCAGCTCGTGTCCGTCGCCTGGGCGTCCGCCTCCACCTTCCGGGGCAGCGACAAGCGCGGCGGTGCCAACGGCGCCCGTATCCGCCTTGAGCCGCAGCGCGGCTGGGAGGCCAACGACCCCGACCAGCTCGCTCAGGTGCTGCGTGTTCTGGAAGGCATCCAGGCGGAGTTCAACTCCGGCGCCAAGAAGGTCTCCCTGGCCGACCTGATCGTCCTCGGTGGCGCCGCCGCGGTAGAGAAGGCCGCCAAGGACGGCGGCGTCGACGTGGAGGTCCCCTTCACGCCGGGCCGTGTCGACGCGACCGAGGAGCACACGGACGTCGAGTCGTTCGCCGCGCTGGAGCCGACCGTCGACGGTTTCCGCAACTACCTCGGCAAGGGCAACCGCCTGCCCGCCGAGTACCTGCTGCTGGACCGCGCCAACCTGCTCACCCTGAGCGCCCCCGAGCTGACCGTCCTCGTCGGCGGCCTGCGCGTCCTGGGCGCCAACCAGGGCCAGTCCACGCACGGCGTCCTCACGGACAAGGTCGGCACGCTGACCAACGACTTCTTCGTGAACCTGCTCGACCTGGGCACCGCGTGGACGTCGACCTCCTCGGACCAGCAGACCTTCGAGGCCCGTGACGCCTCCGGCGCGGTCAAGTGGACCGGCACCCGTGCCGACCTGGTCTTCGGCTCGAACTCCGAGCTGCGCGCGCTCGCCGAGGTCTACGCGAGCGACGACGCGAAGGAGAAGTTCGTGAAGGACTTCGTCGACGCGTGGGTCAAGGTCTCCAACCTGGACCGCTTCGACCTGATCTGA
- the ykgO gene encoding type B 50S ribosomal protein L36, which yields MKVRNSLRSLKAKPGAQVVRRRGVTFVINKKDPRFKARQG from the coding sequence ATGAAGGTCCGCAATTCCCTCCGCTCGCTGAAGGCCAAGCCCGGCGCGCAGGTGGTACGGCGTCGTGGCGTGACGTTCGTGATCAACAAGAAGGACCCGCGCTTCAAGGCTCGCCAGGGCTGA
- a CDS encoding SGNH/GDSL hydrolase family protein, with amino-acid sequence MKRETRPDTTAHHRGRAVAVAAAVSGCALVVASAAPAAAHNSGHGHGRSTQYVALGDSYTSGPYIPTQVDANCARSDHNYPSVVTADQRGTVLKDVSCSGATTAEMWKAQGTNPPQLDAVQRNTDLVTLQIGGNDIGFSTIIGTCAKLSATDLTGNPCQRYYTSSGVDQLALAVLNTAPKVTKVLRAVHKQAPHARVLVVGYPDLLPDDGSGCYPSVPFAAKDFPYLRDTGKRLNLMLRVVAALNGAEYVDTYGPTVGHDMCKAPADRWIEPLQPASPAAPAHPNAKGEAAMAGAVLKQLDRRHRY; translated from the coding sequence ATGAAGCGTGAGACGCGTCCGGACACGACGGCGCACCACCGGGGCAGGGCCGTGGCGGTCGCCGCCGCGGTCAGCGGCTGCGCCCTCGTCGTCGCGTCCGCGGCACCGGCGGCCGCGCACAACTCGGGCCATGGGCACGGTCGTTCGACTCAGTACGTGGCGCTCGGCGACTCCTACACCTCGGGCCCGTACATACCGACCCAGGTGGACGCCAACTGCGCCCGCTCCGACCACAATTACCCCTCCGTGGTGACGGCGGACCAAAGAGGGACCGTCCTCAAGGACGTGAGTTGCAGCGGCGCGACGACCGCGGAGATGTGGAAGGCGCAGGGCACCAACCCGCCCCAACTGGACGCCGTGCAGCGGAACACGGACCTGGTGACCTTGCAGATCGGGGGCAACGACATCGGGTTCAGCACCATCATCGGCACCTGCGCCAAGCTCAGCGCCACGGACCTGACGGGCAACCCGTGCCAGCGCTACTACACCTCCTCCGGCGTCGACCAGTTGGCGCTGGCCGTCCTCAACACCGCGCCGAAGGTCACCAAGGTCCTCCGTGCGGTGCACAAGCAGGCACCCCACGCGCGCGTGCTCGTCGTCGGCTACCCGGACCTGCTGCCCGACGACGGCAGCGGCTGCTACCCCTCGGTGCCGTTCGCCGCCAAGGACTTCCCCTACCTGCGGGACACCGGCAAGCGCCTCAACCTGATGCTCCGCGTGGTGGCCGCCCTCAACGGCGCGGAATACGTGGACACTTACGGCCCGACCGTCGGCCACGACATGTGCAAGGCGCCCGCCGACCGCTGGATTGAGCCGCTGCAGCCCGCCTCCCCGGCGGCTCCGGCGCACCCCAACGCGAAGGGCGAGGCGGCCATGGCGGGCGCGGTGCTGAAGCAACTGGACCGGCGCCACCGGTACTGA
- a CDS encoding serine/threonine-protein kinase, whose translation MNEGEPGRRVVDGRFELESRLGGGGMGTVWRAQDLLLHRYVAVKEVRPPDIDLAEYDPAAAEMLRQRVLREARALARVEHPNVVTIHHIVDEGVGTYPWLVMELVQGGSLADRLARGPMAPAEAAHLGRGVLDALDAAHAAGVQHRDVKPANVLLRTDGRPVLTDFGIAAIRDATALTATGSIIGTPDYMAPERVSGQSGGPAADLWSLAMMLYVAVEGHHPLQRGTTLATLAAVLQEDVPPPVRAGSLTPVLSCVLVRDPEGRPDAWTVGRMLDAAAAQPEDRRPETTSYRLAPPTPPSLPPTDGMQATGSRRRPAAKRSRGVAVASSVVGVLLVGTLAWKVLPGGNDKNGSTASPGAGGQTQQQTPTPTVSATQSSAAVKTQDMLTPAGIRTAIKAFKDKTGSDRFGGFSVYPGYVMANVMVKGSQTRYVSYIYRSGSGFDAGGGSKSTLLDDEKPVNLDDFDWDTVPALLKTARKDLKVDKPTSRYLLLRMPSIAFNTPAAMAIYLVDDYGSGGYMEATPQGKVTRVMPSDG comes from the coding sequence ATGAATGAGGGGGAGCCCGGCAGACGGGTCGTGGACGGCCGCTTCGAGCTGGAGTCCCGGCTCGGCGGCGGTGGCATGGGCACGGTGTGGCGCGCCCAGGACCTGCTGCTGCACCGCTATGTCGCGGTCAAGGAGGTCCGGCCGCCGGACATCGACCTCGCCGAGTACGACCCCGCCGCGGCGGAGATGCTGCGCCAGCGGGTCCTGCGCGAGGCACGCGCGCTGGCCAGGGTCGAGCACCCGAACGTGGTGACGATCCATCACATCGTCGACGAGGGCGTGGGCACCTACCCCTGGCTCGTCATGGAACTCGTCCAAGGCGGCTCCCTCGCCGACCGGTTGGCCCGCGGACCCATGGCCCCCGCCGAGGCCGCACACCTCGGCCGCGGCGTGCTCGACGCCCTCGACGCGGCACACGCGGCGGGCGTCCAGCACCGCGACGTGAAACCCGCCAACGTCCTGCTGCGTACCGACGGCCGCCCCGTCCTCACCGACTTCGGCATCGCCGCGATCCGCGACGCCACCGCCCTCACCGCCACCGGCTCGATCATCGGCACCCCCGACTACATGGCCCCGGAACGGGTCTCCGGCCAGAGCGGCGGTCCCGCCGCCGACCTGTGGTCGCTCGCGATGATGCTCTACGTCGCCGTCGAGGGCCACCACCCGCTCCAGCGCGGTACGACCCTGGCCACGCTGGCCGCCGTACTCCAGGAAGACGTGCCGCCACCGGTGCGGGCCGGATCGCTGACGCCGGTGCTGTCCTGCGTCCTGGTCCGTGATCCCGAGGGGCGGCCGGACGCCTGGACGGTCGGCCGGATGCTGGACGCCGCCGCGGCCCAGCCCGAGGACCGGCGCCCCGAGACGACCTCGTACCGGCTCGCACCGCCGACGCCGCCGTCGCTGCCGCCCACCGACGGCATGCAGGCCACGGGCAGTCGACGGCGCCCGGCGGCGAAGCGGTCGCGAGGCGTCGCCGTCGCCTCCAGCGTCGTAGGCGTCCTGCTGGTGGGGACGCTCGCCTGGAAGGTGCTGCCGGGCGGGAACGACAAGAACGGCTCGACGGCGTCCCCTGGCGCCGGTGGTCAGACGCAGCAGCAGACGCCCACGCCGACCGTCTCGGCGACTCAGAGCAGCGCCGCCGTGAAGACCCAGGACATGCTCACGCCGGCCGGTATTCGCACAGCGATCAAGGCCTTCAAGGACAAGACGGGCAGTGATCGTTTCGGCGGCTTCTCCGTGTACCCGGGGTATGTCATGGCGAACGTGATGGTCAAAGGAAGCCAGACCAGGTACGTCAGCTACATCTACCGTTCGGGTAGTGGTTTCGATGCGGGAGGCGGCAGTAAGAGCACGCTGTTGGACGACGAAAAGCCAGTGAACCTGGACGACTTCGACTGGGACACCGTTCCCGCGTTGCTGAAGACCGCGCGCAAGGATCTGAAGGTGGACAAGCCGACGTCCCGCTACCTGTTGCTCCGAATGCCGAGCATCGCCTTCAACACACCTGCTGCCATGGCGATTTACCTGGTCGACGACTACGGCTCCGGCGGCTATATGGAAGCCACCCCCCAGGGCAAGGTCACCAGGGTGATGCCGTCCGACGGGTAG
- a CDS encoding chaplin, which produces MRKRLTAAVGLAGAALLLCAGTASADPDPVGTASDSPGVLSGNVVQVPIDLDLNLCGNSIDVIGLLNPALGNHCETTD; this is translated from the coding sequence ATGAGGAAGCGTCTGACGGCCGCGGTGGGTCTTGCGGGTGCGGCGTTGCTGCTGTGTGCCGGCACGGCGAGCGCGGACCCCGACCCCGTCGGTACCGCCAGCGACAGCCCGGGCGTGCTCTCCGGAAACGTCGTGCAGGTGCCGATCGATCTCGACCTCAACCTGTGCGGCAACTCCATCGACGTCATCGGTCTGCTGAACCCCGCACTGGGCAACCACTGCGAGACCACCGACTGA
- a CDS encoding flavodoxin family protein, translating into MPTLLIVHHTPSPNCQAMFEAVVSGATTPEIEDVRVVRRAALATTASDVLEADGFLLGTPANLGYMSGALKHFFDQIYYPCLDETRGRPFGYYVHGGNDVTGAVRGIEAITTGLGWRRVADPVTLTGEPDRAGIEACWELGATIAAGLEA; encoded by the coding sequence GTGCCCACCTTGCTGATCGTGCATCACACCCCCTCGCCCAACTGCCAGGCGATGTTCGAGGCCGTCGTCTCCGGAGCCACGACACCGGAGATCGAGGACGTCCGGGTCGTACGGCGTGCCGCTCTGGCCACGACCGCGTCGGACGTGCTCGAAGCTGACGGATTTCTGCTGGGCACGCCCGCGAACCTCGGCTACATGTCCGGCGCGCTCAAGCACTTCTTCGACCAGATCTACTACCCGTGCCTGGACGAGACCCGGGGCCGGCCCTTCGGCTACTACGTGCACGGCGGGAACGACGTGACCGGAGCCGTGCGCGGCATCGAGGCGATCACGACCGGGCTGGGCTGGCGGCGCGTCGCCGACCCGGTGACGCTGACCGGCGAGCCGGACAGGGCCGGTATCGAGGCGTGCTGGGAGCTGGGGGCGACGATCGCCGCCGGTCTGGAGGCCTGA
- a CDS encoding type B 50S ribosomal protein L31: MRSGIHPVSRPVVFRDRAADTAFLTTSTARSARTIEWADGNTYPLIDVEISSASHPFYTGNTRVVDTAGRVERFERRYGRQS, encoded by the coding sequence ATGAGGTCTGGCATCCACCCCGTGTCCCGTCCGGTCGTCTTCCGCGACCGCGCGGCGGACACCGCGTTCCTGACCACCTCGACCGCGCGGTCGGCGCGCACGATCGAGTGGGCGGACGGGAACACATACCCGCTGATCGACGTCGAGATCTCGTCGGCCAGCCACCCGTTCTACACCGGCAACACGCGCGTCGTGGACACCGCGGGCCGTGTGGAGCGCTTCGAGCGCCGCTATGGGAGGCAGTCATGA
- a CDS encoding PP2C family protein-serine/threonine phosphatase has product MSRKHPMDDGDELLARLGTLTAQARERAELQRSLLELAVALQRGMLPGDMPVTPRFHIAVKYSPANHGLNVGGDWYDAFTMPDGRIGLSIGDVQGHNIEAAAFMGQVRVGLRALASVTSEPGELLSLTNDLLLSLGTELFATCTFMRLDPITGVLESARAGHIPSVWATADGRSGITDDEGGPPLGIVAGQRYPVTEHRLTTGGVFVLVTDGVVEGPSMSVDEGLDQVMRLAGVAAVAGMEAGSLAAAVIKGAERVGHEDDAAVLVVGHDAPDIGA; this is encoded by the coding sequence ATGTCCCGCAAGCACCCCATGGACGACGGCGACGAACTGCTGGCCAGACTCGGGACGCTGACCGCCCAGGCGCGCGAGCGGGCGGAGCTCCAGCGCTCCCTGCTCGAACTGGCCGTCGCCCTGCAGCGCGGCATGCTGCCCGGCGACATGCCCGTCACCCCCCGGTTCCACATCGCAGTCAAGTACTCGCCCGCCAACCACGGCCTCAACGTGGGTGGCGACTGGTACGACGCCTTCACGATGCCCGACGGGCGCATCGGCCTGTCCATCGGCGACGTCCAGGGCCACAACATCGAGGCGGCCGCGTTCATGGGCCAGGTGAGGGTCGGTCTGCGCGCCCTGGCCTCCGTGACCAGCGAGCCCGGCGAACTCCTCTCCCTGACGAACGACCTGCTCCTGTCCCTCGGCACCGAACTCTTCGCGACCTGCACGTTCATGCGCCTGGACCCGATCACCGGGGTACTGGAGAGCGCGCGGGCCGGACACATACCCTCCGTCTGGGCCACCGCCGACGGCCGCTCCGGCATCACCGACGACGAGGGCGGCCCGCCCCTCGGCATCGTCGCCGGACAGCGGTACCCGGTCACCGAGCACCGGCTCACCACCGGCGGAGTCTTCGTCCTGGTCACCGACGGCGTCGTGGAGGGCCCCTCGATGAGCGTCGACGAAGGTCTCGACCAGGTGATGCGCCTCGCCGGGGTCGCCGCCGTGGCGGGCATGGAGGCGGGCTCACTCGCGGCCGCCGTGATCAAGGGAGCGGAGCGGGTCGGGCACGAGGACGACGCGGCGGTCCTGGTCGTGGGCCATGACGCGCCCGACATCGGGGCGTAG
- the nhaA gene encoding Na+/H+ antiporter NhaA gives MSFETTDYTGQTTCGDEARTPLRDFLRTETGSAAVLVAAALVALVWANVTPSAYETFWETHLSVRLGSHGVSLDLREWVNSGLMTLFFLVVGLEARREFDMGELRERRRLALPMVAGASGMLVPIAIYLAINSGHGTANGWGAVMSTDTAFALGMLAVVGRHMPPGLRVFLLTITVVDDFLALVVIAVFYSDHIAVPALLVAVGMFGVVVLLRRFRVRRGPLYALIGVVAWVALLKSGVDPVVIGLAMGLITYAYPAGRDDLERATGLFRLFREQPTPELERDVRAGIAASISPNDRLQRIYHPWASYAVVPLFALANAGLQISGEQLARAFTSPVALGILIGYVVGKPLGIVSSTALTSALSRGRIRPPVGWGAVTAGGTLAGVGFTVSLLIATLAFDGTTLEDAKTGILSAVICSFLVGRLVTGVIGLLPPQIRPRVLFGRAETIVDLSVPVDPDRDHLRGPRHAPVTVVEYGDYECPFCGQAEPVVRELLGSFGDEVRYVWRHLPLTDVHEHAQLAAEAAEAAALQGGYWEMHDLLLSHQGALRFRDLRAYAVQIGLDPARFERDMRAHEGAGHVAEDVESADLSGVAGTPTFFVNGRRHHGAYDIEGLSQAVRAARERAAVVAA, from the coding sequence ATGTCCTTCGAAACGACCGACTACACGGGGCAGACCACGTGCGGCGACGAGGCACGCACCCCGCTGCGCGACTTCCTGCGGACCGAGACCGGGAGCGCCGCCGTCCTGGTGGCGGCGGCACTCGTCGCGCTCGTGTGGGCGAACGTCACGCCGTCGGCGTACGAGACGTTCTGGGAGACCCACCTCTCCGTGCGGCTCGGTTCGCACGGGGTCTCGCTCGACCTGCGCGAGTGGGTCAACAGCGGGCTGATGACGCTGTTCTTCCTCGTCGTCGGGCTGGAGGCGCGCCGCGAGTTCGACATGGGCGAGCTGCGCGAACGCCGACGGCTGGCGCTGCCGATGGTCGCGGGGGCGAGCGGCATGCTCGTGCCGATCGCCATCTACCTCGCCATCAACAGCGGGCACGGGACGGCGAACGGCTGGGGCGCGGTGATGTCCACCGACACGGCGTTCGCGCTCGGCATGCTCGCCGTCGTCGGCCGCCACATGCCGCCCGGGCTGCGGGTCTTCCTCCTCACGATCACCGTCGTCGACGACTTCCTCGCGCTCGTGGTGATCGCCGTCTTCTACAGCGACCACATCGCCGTACCGGCACTCCTGGTCGCCGTCGGCATGTTCGGCGTCGTGGTGCTGCTACGGCGGTTCCGGGTGCGCCGGGGCCCGCTGTACGCGCTGATCGGGGTCGTCGCCTGGGTCGCCCTGCTGAAGTCCGGTGTGGACCCCGTCGTCATCGGCCTCGCCATGGGGCTGATCACGTATGCCTATCCGGCGGGGCGCGACGACCTGGAGCGCGCCACCGGCCTGTTCCGGCTGTTCCGCGAGCAGCCCACACCCGAGCTGGAACGTGACGTACGAGCCGGCATCGCGGCGTCGATCTCCCCGAACGACCGTCTCCAGCGCATCTACCACCCGTGGGCCAGCTACGCCGTGGTCCCGCTGTTCGCGCTGGCCAACGCAGGTCTCCAGATCAGCGGGGAGCAGCTCGCCAGGGCCTTCACCTCGCCCGTCGCGCTGGGCATCCTCATCGGGTACGTCGTCGGCAAGCCGCTCGGCATCGTCTCCTCGACGGCGCTGACCAGCGCCCTGTCCCGAGGCCGCATCCGGCCGCCGGTCGGCTGGGGCGCGGTGACCGCGGGCGGCACGCTGGCCGGCGTCGGCTTCACGGTCTCTCTGCTGATCGCGACCCTCGCCTTCGACGGCACCACCCTGGAGGACGCGAAGACGGGCATCCTCAGCGCCGTCATCTGCTCCTTCCTGGTCGGCCGGCTGGTCACGGGAGTGATCGGGCTGCTGCCGCCGCAGATCCGGCCCCGGGTCCTCTTCGGCCGGGCCGAGACCATCGTCGACCTGTCGGTCCCCGTGGACCCCGACCGCGACCATCTGCGCGGACCGCGGCACGCCCCGGTGACCGTCGTGGAGTACGGCGACTACGAATGCCCCTTCTGCGGCCAGGCCGAGCCGGTCGTCCGCGAGCTGCTCGGTTCCTTCGGGGACGAGGTGCGGTACGTGTGGCGGCACCTCCCGCTCACCGACGTCCACGAGCACGCCCAGCTCGCCGCCGAGGCCGCGGAGGCCGCCGCGTTGCAGGGCGGCTACTGGGAGATGCACGACCTGCTCCTCAGCCACCAGGGCGCCCTGCGCTTCAGGGACCTGCGGGCCTACGCCGTACAGATCGGCCTCGACCCCGCCCGCTTCGAACGCGACATGCGGGCCCATGAGGGGGCGGGTCATGTCGCCGAGGACGTCGAATCGGCCGACCTCAGCGGGGTCGCGGGCACACCGACCTTCTTCGTCAACGGCCGCAGACACCATGGCGCGTACGACATCGAGGGGCTGTCGCAGGCGGTACGGGCGGCTCGGGAGCGGGCGGCGGTGGTGGCGGCGTAG
- the rpmG gene encoding 50S ribosomal protein L33, which translates to MARTTNRPVVTLKSTAGTGVTYVTRKSRRNDPDRLVLRKYDPVAGEHVDFREER; encoded by the coding sequence ATGGCACGCACCACGAACCGTCCCGTCGTCACCCTGAAGTCGACGGCCGGGACCGGCGTCACCTACGTGACGCGCAAGAGCCGTCGCAACGACCCCGACCGGCTGGTCCTGCGCAAGTACGACCCGGTGGCGGGGGAGCACGTCGACTTCCGCGAGGAGCGTTGA
- the pgm gene encoding phosphoglucomutase (alpha-D-glucose-1,6-bisphosphate-dependent) — translation MAHERAGEQARAEDLVDVARLVTAYYALHPDPAEPGQRVAFGTSGHRGSSLATAFNEDHIAATSQAICEYRADQGTDGPLFIGADTHALSEPAKVTALEVFAANEVTVLIDSADGYTPTPAVSHAILAHNRGRTSGLADGVVVTPSHNPPGDGGFKYNPPNGGPAGSEATSWIQDRANDIIAGGLKDVRRVPYTRALAAPGTGRYDFLGAYVADLPSVLDLDAIRTAGVRIGADPLGGASVAYWGRIAEEHRLDLTVVNPLTDPTWRFMTLDWDGKIRMDCSSPYAMASLIAQRDRFDIATGNDADSDRHGIVTPDAGLMNPNHYLAAAIAYLYAHREQWPADAGVGKTLVSSSMIDRVAADLGRRLVEVPVGFKWFVDGLVDGSLGFGGEESAGASFLRRDGSVWTTDKDGIILALLASEITAVTGKTPSEHYKGLTDRFGSPAYARIDAPASREEKALLAKLSPAQVTADTLAGEPVTGVLTEAPGNGAALGGIKVTTANAWFAARPSGTEDVYKIYAESFLGPDHLGQVQEEAKAVVGAALGG, via the coding sequence ATGGCACACGAGCGAGCGGGCGAACAGGCCCGCGCGGAAGATCTCGTCGACGTAGCCCGTCTGGTGACCGCGTACTACGCGCTGCACCCGGACCCCGCCGAGCCGGGGCAGCGCGTAGCGTTCGGCACCTCCGGGCACCGGGGCTCGTCCCTGGCGACCGCGTTCAACGAGGACCACATCGCCGCCACCAGCCAGGCCATCTGCGAGTACCGCGCGGACCAGGGCACCGACGGCCCCCTCTTCATCGGGGCCGACACCCACGCGCTGTCCGAGCCCGCGAAGGTCACCGCTCTGGAGGTGTTCGCCGCCAACGAGGTCACGGTCCTCATCGACAGCGCGGACGGCTACACACCCACCCCGGCGGTGTCCCACGCGATCCTCGCCCACAACCGAGGCCGCACCTCGGGCCTGGCGGACGGCGTCGTGGTCACCCCCTCGCACAACCCGCCCGGTGACGGCGGCTTCAAGTACAACCCGCCGAACGGCGGCCCGGCCGGCTCCGAGGCCACCTCCTGGATCCAGGACCGCGCCAACGACATCATCGCCGGCGGCCTGAAGGACGTCCGCCGCGTCCCGTACACCCGCGCGCTCGCCGCGCCCGGCACGGGCCGCTACGACTTCCTCGGTGCGTACGTCGCCGACCTGCCCAGCGTCCTCGACCTGGACGCGATCCGGACGGCCGGGGTGCGGATCGGCGCCGACCCGCTGGGCGGGGCGTCCGTCGCCTACTGGGGGCGCATCGCCGAGGAGCACCGGCTCGACCTGACCGTGGTCAATCCGCTCACGGACCCGACCTGGCGGTTCATGACGCTGGACTGGGACGGCAAGATCCGCATGGACTGCTCGTCGCCGTACGCGATGGCCTCGCTGATCGCCCAGCGCGACCGGTTCGACATCGCGACCGGCAACGACGCCGACTCCGACCGGCACGGCATCGTCACCCCGGACGCGGGCCTGATGAACCCCAACCACTACCTGGCCGCCGCGATCGCCTACCTCTACGCCCACCGCGAGCAGTGGCCCGCGGACGCGGGCGTCGGCAAGACGCTGGTGTCCTCGTCGATGATCGACCGGGTCGCCGCCGACCTCGGGCGCCGGCTCGTCGAGGTGCCCGTCGGCTTCAAGTGGTTCGTGGACGGACTGGTCGACGGCTCGCTCGGCTTCGGCGGCGAGGAGTCGGCCGGTGCCTCCTTCCTGCGCCGGGACGGCTCCGTGTGGACCACCGACAAGGACGGCATCATCCTGGCGCTGCTCGCCAGCGAGATCACGGCGGTCACCGGGAAGACGCCGTCCGAGCACTACAAGGGGCTCACGGACCGGTTCGGCTCGCCCGCCTACGCCCGGATCGACGCCCCCGCGAGCCGCGAGGAGAAGGCGCTGCTCGCCAAGCTCTCGCCCGCGCAGGTCACCGCCGACACCCTGGCCGGCGAGCCCGTCACCGGCGTCCTCACCGAGGCACCGGGCAACGGCGCGGCCCTCGGCGGCATCAAGGTGACGACCGCCAACGCCTGGTTCGCGGCGCGGCCCTCCGGCACCGAGGATGTCTACAAGATCTACGCCGAGTCCTTCCTCGGTCCCGACCACCTCGGCCAGGTGCAGGAGGAGGCGAAGGCCGTGGTCGGGGCGGCGCTGGGCGGCTGA